In Haloarcula salinisoli, one genomic interval encodes:
- a CDS encoding DUF5798 family protein, which translates to MGLGSTTKKLQKVADMADDLYTKLNEQREQLQELRSTVEETSDRVEDIDREQAEQRALLEAIAEEQGLDTDAILTEAVIEDAEATDDSSTDEADTTAESQSAPETTD; encoded by the coding sequence ATGGGCCTTGGTTCCACCACGAAGAAGCTCCAGAAGGTCGCCGACATGGCCGACGACCTCTACACGAAGCTGAACGAGCAACGAGAACAGCTTCAGGAGCTCCGGAGCACTGTCGAGGAGACCAGCGACCGCGTCGAGGATATCGACCGAGAACAGGCTGAACAGCGGGCGCTGCTCGAAGCTATCGCCGAGGAGCAGGGTCTCGATACGGACGCGATTCTCACCGAGGCAGTCATCGAGGACGCCGAGGCGACCGACGACTCCTCAACCGACGAGGCCGACACGACAGCAGAGAGCCAGTCCGCGCCCGAGACGACCGACTAG
- a CDS encoding RAD55 family ATPase, whose protein sequence is MYKLGPPFSGTQVPPGTNLLVSGPPLSGKRSLAMETLAVGARRDEGTIIVSTRDSAARVHDMFGPLVDGETEVAIVDAVSQHIGRSTDIDMTSYASSPRDLSEIGVKFSEFIQSFYTDQQREHNRVMVDSLTTLLLYSNLQTVFRFLHVFTSRVENVDGLGLYTIESTAHDAETLSTLDQLFDGTIELDADGTATLTLPDTDARTATL, encoded by the coding sequence ATGTACAAACTTGGTCCTCCGTTCAGCGGCACACAGGTTCCACCGGGGACGAATCTCCTGGTTTCGGGACCGCCACTGTCTGGTAAGCGCAGTCTGGCTATGGAGACACTCGCTGTCGGTGCCCGGCGCGACGAGGGGACGATTATCGTCTCGACGCGCGACAGTGCGGCCCGCGTCCACGATATGTTCGGGCCCCTCGTCGACGGCGAGACCGAGGTCGCTATCGTCGACGCTGTCTCCCAGCATATCGGCCGGTCGACCGACATCGACATGACGTCGTACGCATCCTCCCCGCGAGACTTGAGCGAGATCGGCGTCAAGTTCTCGGAGTTCATCCAGTCGTTTTACACTGACCAACAGCGCGAGCACAACCGCGTCATGGTCGACTCACTGACGACGCTGCTGCTGTACTCGAACCTCCAGACGGTGTTCCGGTTCCTCCACGTGTTCACCTCCCGCGTCGAGAACGTCGACGGGCTGGGGTTGTACACCATCGAGTCGACTGCTCACGACGCTGAGACCCTCTCCACGCTCGACCAGCTGTTCGACGGGACTATCGAACTCGACGCCGACGGGACCGCGACGCTGACACTGCCGGACACCGACGCCCGGACCGCGACACTCTAG
- a CDS encoding class I SAM-dependent methyltransferase, giving the protein MDSNDVREAWADRSGEYSPTYYAHYGPDETSELVRSKIATYCGAEARVLEVGCGVGRHLAALEDAGFANLAGVDVNDEALAVLEETYPDLAAVGEFHAATIESYLDGVERDAFDAVFSVETLQHIHPDETWVFEELARITGDLLITVENESGEYGTANHVDDELPLYYRDWQSIFTGLGFEEAEVVERKRDTVRVFRQSEQS; this is encoded by the coding sequence GTGGATTCTAACGACGTCCGGGAGGCGTGGGCCGACCGGTCCGGCGAGTACTCGCCGACGTACTACGCCCACTACGGCCCGGACGAGACGAGCGAGTTGGTGCGGTCGAAGATTGCGACGTACTGCGGTGCGGAGGCCCGCGTACTGGAGGTCGGCTGTGGCGTCGGCCGACACCTCGCAGCGCTGGAAGACGCTGGCTTTGCGAACCTCGCGGGCGTCGACGTCAACGACGAGGCGCTGGCCGTGCTGGAAGAGACGTATCCGGACCTCGCGGCGGTGGGCGAGTTCCACGCGGCGACCATCGAGTCGTATCTCGACGGCGTCGAGAGGGACGCCTTCGACGCCGTCTTCTCCGTCGAGACACTGCAGCATATCCATCCCGACGAGACCTGGGTGTTCGAGGAACTGGCTCGAATCACCGGTGACCTCCTAATTACTGTCGAAAACGAGAGCGGCGAGTACGGCACCGCCAACCATGTCGACGACGAACTGCCGCTGTACTACCGGGACTGGCAATCGATATTTACCGGCCTCGGATTCGAGGAGGCGGAGGTAGTCGAGCGCAAGCGCGATACGGTGCGGGTGTTCCGTCAGTCTGAACAGTCTTGA